The genome window GTCGGCTGAACAGCCCATGGTGAGACGTAGTCGCTCTCCTGGATTCCTTCGAACGTGATTTCACGGGGAGTCCGCCACGACCTGTCGTCCCCATCGCAATCAGGTCGATCCCCTCAGATTCTACGTAGTCAGTGATCCCGTCGGCAGGAGTCCCCTCCGTGACCGTCGTCTCGACGTCGAGGCCGCGTTCCCGTGCATCCGCAGCGAGTGTATCCAACGCCTCGCGTGAATCCGCACGGAGCGATTCGTCGGATGTGTCTTCACCGTCGGTCAGCGCCGATAGCCACGCTGGGCGAGCAGCCTCGACGACCGAAAGCAGATGGACGGTCGCAGCAAGCTCCTCGGCGAAACCGAAGCCGACACGGCCTGCTGCTGCCGCGATTTCACTCCCATCCGTCGGGACGAGAACCGAGTCGACGGACCCGGGCGTCGTCGCTTTCGGGTTAACTGTTATCACCGGAACCGGTGCAGTTCGGACGACCTTGTCGGCGACGCTACCAACGACCGCACGCCCGACGCTCCCACGTCCGGCCGTTCCAATCACGATCGCATCGACATCCTGTTCCGTAGCGTATGTGATGATCTCCTTGGCTGGTATCCCTTCGCGGACCGCCGCAGTCGCCGCTATTCCCTGTTCGACCGCGCTGTCACGCAGGGACGCCGCCCGGTTACTCGACAGCTCTCGAAGTCGGTTGCGGATCGACGGCGAATCGCCCGCGTAGCCCGCCCCGGTAGCGATACTGCTGTCCGCGACCGAGAGGAGATGGACGTCCGCGTCACACTGTGTTGCGAGGTCGAACCCGCGTCGCGCGGCGGCTTCGGCCGGCTCGCTTCCGTCGGTCGGGATCAAGAGCGTCTCGAACGTCGTAGTGTGTGTGTCAGTCATCGTCCGTTTTTGTTGGCGTCACGTCTTTGTCCGTCGGTTTCGTGCTCTCGAGCTGTCCGGTCTCGTAGCCAGCCCAGTCGAACTTCTCCTGGAAGTAGATGGCGACGTAGACCAATGCGAGCAGCACCGGCACCTCGATCAGCGGCCCGATGACGGTCGCGAACGCGACCCCGGAGCCGACGCCGAAGACGGCGACGGCGACCGCAATCGCGAGTTCGAAGTTGTTCGAGGCGGCGGTGAAGCCGATGGCGGTCGTCGTCGAGTAATCCGCGCCGATGCCACGCCCCATCGCGAAGCTGACGAGGAACATCACGACGAAGTAGATCGTCAGCGGGACCGCGAGCCAGACGACGTCGAGTGGCTGTACGAGGATTCGGTCGCCCTGCGTGGCGAACATCACGATCACGGTAAACAGCAGCGCGATCAGCGTGACGGGGCTGATCTTCGGGACGAACCGCTCTTCGTACCACTCTTCGCCTTTGGCGCGAACCCCACCGAGCCGGGTCAGGATACCGCCAGCGAAGGGGATGCCGAGGAAGATCGCGATCGCCCAGAACACCTGGGTGATCGTGATGTCGAACGCGTCGATGCCAGCCACCAGCGCGTCCATCCCGAGCGCCTCCGGGAGAAACAGCGCGAAGAACGTGATGTAGACTCCGTAGGTGAGAATCTGGAAGACGCTGTTGAACGCCACCAGGCCGGCTGCGTACTCGCTCGAGCCGTCGGCGAGGTCGTTCCAGACGAGCACCATCGCGATACAGCGGGCCATCCCGATGAAGATCAGGCCCAGGAAGTACTCGGGGTGGGCTGGGAACGGCGGGACCAGTCCGCTGAAGAAGATCACCGCGAGAATGAACATGAGCGTCGGGCCGATCAACCAGTTCTGCAGCAGGCTCAGGCTGAGCACGCGCCACTGGCTGAACACGCGGGGCAGCTGGCGGTAGTTGACCTTCGCCAGCGGCGGGTACATCATCGCGATCAGCCCGATCTCGACGAGGTGGAACCGCTGGATCGGTTCTACGACACCGGGGGCGACGTAGCCGAGTCCGACACCGATCCCCATCGCGAGGAAGATCCAGACGGTCAGATACTTATCGAGGAAATCCATCGACCGTGGGTCGCCACAGTCCGGACAGTCACAGTCGGCCCCGTGGTCGTGGTCGAGGTCACTCATCGACGCTCACGCTCCCCTCGAGAACCGTGACGAGCGCCACAGCCCGGTTGGTCGCCCGATACTTCTTCCAGCGGCCGTCCTTTCGTCCCTCGACGAGTCCCGCCTCGACGAGCGCCGAGAGGGCGTGACTGAGGCCGCTTTCGGTCACGTCGACGACGGCGTTCAGTTCACAAACGCAGAGTTCTTCTTCGGCCGCGACGAGGACGCGGACGAGGGTATACCGCGTCTCGTTGGACAGCGCCGACAGGACGTCGAGTTCGGCCTCGACTCGTTCCATCCCGAGTCCGGCCTCTAACGTGGTGAGTTCCTCGAGTCGGCGCTCGACGTCCTCGCTGCGACACTCCCCGAGTTCGTCGTCGAGATACCGCTGCAATCGGTCGGTCGCTTGTGCCATCGCCAGTCACTTGAGTGCTCTTTCAATTAACTGTTGCGACATGCTCTCAGACGCAGTGCAGTTAGATGCGCTATCGGGGCGAAAGTGGCTAAAAGATGTGTATGGCCAAATCAGTCCTGTGGGTGAATAAATGAGTAGCGCTTCAATTGAACAGAGGATGAATTGGAGGCGATGGGTTGTGACCACGATTCGACTGCCAGCCGGATCGATAGACGAGGAACCCACAGCCGATGGACGTCCGCCGTGGGACCGAGACACTCGGCGAATTCCACGGTCGTCCACTCGCGACCGTTACGAACCCTGTGTGGGACGACTCTCACTCCCGCGGGTGTCCTCGAGCAGCTCTCCCGGGGAGTCTACCTCTCGAGGGAGAGCGATCTCACTTCCACTCTCGGACCCAGATAAACGCTTATTCGCTATACAAAATGGTGGCTCTGATGTTGCTAAGGTGGCTCTATAATGCACAGGTTCCACGACTAAGGATACCGAAATAAATGTTCGAGAGTCGTTGAGAACGCGCTTCAGAGAAACCTATCGGATAGCGTTTAGAAAATTACCGGAGAAGTCCCGCTCAGGACAGTGCTTCCGCTCCCGAGTGAGGGGGACCCAGAGGAAACGAGGGGGTTAGTCCGGCGGGTCGAGGCCGTAGCTGTTCTTGGCGAACGTCAGGAACGAGTTCGCCGTGATCGACGGCTCGTCAGAGACCTCGCCGTCCATCTCCAGCTGCACCAAGATGTCGACGAGCCGCCAGCAGTTGTACAGCACGCACGCGAACGCGAAGTTGAAGTACCGGAACCGGTGGTCGGGCGACTGTGTCTCCGCGAGGAACGTCTTCAGCTTCTTGAAGCCGTTCTCGATCCCCCATCTGCGCCGGTACTTCGCCATCATGCGCCCGATCTGGTGTTTCATTTCCTGCTCGTCGTCGGGATCGACGTCAACCAGCTCGTAGTTCGTCTCGAAGGGCACCGTCGGTGCTTCGACCTTCTCGTCGCTCTCGGCCTCTTCTTCTTCACGGATGTCGTCGAGCAGGTTGGAGAGCGGCGAGTCGCTGTCTCGGTCTTCCGAGAGTGGATCGGCATCGGCGACATCCGAGAACTCGTCCAGCAGTTCCTGGCGGATTGTTACATCCGTTCCATCGTCGCCCTCGTCTTCGCGTTCCCATTCGCGTTTCGGGAGATAGATCGCCTTCCGCGTCGGGCCGTCGTCGAGGCGCTCTTGCTCGACAACGTCGAAGTCCTTGTCCTCAGTTGTGAGTCGGGCGATGTGGCGCTCGTGGTCGCTGCTGGAGAGAACCTTTCCAGGGTTGAGATACGCCACGCCGTGCTTCTCGCAGGCGTCCTTCACGGCGTCATGTGCGAACTCCCGATCCATCATCACGAGGTCGAGTCCGGGTACGATGTCGGTTGCGCCATCGAGGAGATTATCAACGATGTCGGCCCGCTTCCGGCCACGTTTTACCGGGACCGCATCGAGGATCAGCGGCACGTCATGGCCGACGATCTTGATCGCGGCCCACTGGAAGAACGGGCCGTCGTTGCCCTTGTACCCGAGAATCCACGGGTCCTTGTTCTTCCCGTCCTCGTCGCGCTCGACCTCGCCTTGCCACGGACTCCCCTTGGTGATGTCGATCGCGGCCATCACCTCCCGGCCCATCTTATCCTTCGACTTCGCGCGGGCGACGAGTGTTCGGGCAGTCTCGCGGAGCATCGTACGGATCTTTTCGACGCCGAGCGTTCGGGTCTGGAGCCGGTGCGAATCGCCTGACGGCGTTTTGTCGCGGGTGGATTCGTCGGCGAAGTTTCCTGCGCCATCGTTCGGGTGCATGTCCACTCGCATCCCCAGGTACGCCTGTTGCTCCCAGAACGCGCCCTCTGGAATCGACGCGTTCGAGCCACGCTCCAGCTCGAAGCAGTCCTCGACGATCGGCTTCGCACCCTTCCAGACTTCCCGGGCTTTCTCGCGGGCAAGCGTATCCTTGCTCTTGGATTTGGTAACCGTCCCCGTTGGCTGGTCAGGTAGAAAATCCGGGTCAGGAGCGGGAATGTCATGGTAGCGGGCGATGTCTACCACGACCTCGGCAGCGTCCCGGACGGCATCCTGAACCTCGGCGAGGCGATCTTCCCACGCCCGCCAGAGCGTGGACTGGTCGGGGATGTCCTCGAAGCCAAGCTGCGTGCAGAGGAACGGCTTCTGCTTCAGGTACTTGTACAGGGCTGTTGCGTTCTTCCAGCCCTTGACGCAGCGGAGCACGTGCGCTCGGAAGATAGCTTCCCAGGGCTTTGGGCTGCCCTGTTCGTGATCATACGTATCGTAGAAGCGCAAGTAGCAAGCGGGGACTTCAGCAACGAGGTCCTCCAGAGAGACGTCGCGGTCGTAGCGGTGCTGTTGCTCGTAGGGATAGGACTTGAGAGCCCCATCGACCATCTCCCGGAACGTCATGTCGAACGACCGGGCTTCGACAAGGTCGCCAGTGTTCGTCGCGTAGAGGCCTTCTACTTCGTAATCCTTCGGTGTAGATTCGTAGCCAGCAGAATCCAGACGCTTGGGTGGACCGAGGCGCGTCCACCGTGACCCCGTCGGGGCCTGTGCCGCGCTTGCTGTCACTACTCAAGAATTACGTAGCATAGTATATAAATTCACAGCACAGATTGGTGCTCTGCCATCCTAAAGAGTACCCGTGTTAACTTAGTGGCGTTCCAAACCTGAACTGATAAGTGGAACTGATGGCAGTCGGCCGGTTTCACCCATCAGTCGGCGCTTGGAACGGTACTAGTGGCCATCTTCAATATTCACAGCGAAAGCTTGTTACCGTAAGCATGATAAATAAATGG of Natrarchaeobaculum sulfurireducens contains these proteins:
- a CDS encoding universal stress protein; this encodes MTDTHTTTFETLLIPTDGSEPAEAAARRGFDLATQCDADVHLLSVADSSIATGAGYAGDSPSIRNRLRELSSNRAASLRDSAVEQGIAATAAVREGIPAKEIITYATEQDVDAIVIGTAGRGSVGRAVVGSVADKVVRTAPVPVITVNPKATTPGSVDSVLVPTDGSEIAAAAGRVGFGFAEELAATVHLLSVVEAARPAWLSALTDGEDTSDESLRADSREALDTLAADARERGLDVETTVTEGTPADGITDYVESEGIDLIAMGTTGRGGLPVKSRSKESRRATTSHHGLFSRRRLSGGLGRREPGLEPRGPGREIGGRRRSNSRRDPTTCDRPGRRNRIGVGTTSFQSATREGRLDNRLFEPPRGRMSFVSSDQ
- a CDS encoding transposase, producing the protein MTFREMVDGALKSYPYEQQHRYDRDVSLEDLVAEVPACYLRFYDTYDHEQGSPKPWEAIFRAHVLRCVKGWKNATALYKYLKQKPFLCTQLGFEDIPDQSTLWRAWEDRLAEVQDAVRDAAEVVVDIARYHDIPAPDPDFLPDQPTGTVTKSKSKDTLAREKAREVWKGAKPIVEDCFELERGSNASIPEGAFWEQQAYLGMRVDMHPNDGAGNFADESTRDKTPSGDSHRLQTRTLGVEKIRTMLRETARTLVARAKSKDKMGREVMAAIDITKGSPWQGEVERDEDGKNKDPWILGYKGNDGPFFQWAAIKIVGHDVPLILDAVPVKRGRKRADIVDNLLDGATDIVPGLDLVMMDREFAHDAVKDACEKHGVAYLNPGKVLSSSDHERHIARLTTEDKDFDVVEQERLDDGPTRKAIYLPKREWEREDEGDDGTDVTIRQELLDEFSDVADADPLSEDRDSDSPLSNLLDDIREEEEAESDEKVEAPTVPFETNYELVDVDPDDEQEMKHQIGRMMAKYRRRWGIENGFKKLKTFLAETQSPDHRFRYFNFAFACVLYNCWRLVDILVQLEMDGEVSDEPSITANSFLTFAKNSYGLDPPD
- the arsB gene encoding ACR3 family arsenite efflux transporter, with the translated sequence MSDLDHDHGADCDCPDCGDPRSMDFLDKYLTVWIFLAMGIGVGLGYVAPGVVEPIQRFHLVEIGLIAMMYPPLAKVNYRQLPRVFSQWRVLSLSLLQNWLIGPTLMFILAVIFFSGLVPPFPAHPEYFLGLIFIGMARCIAMVLVWNDLADGSSEYAAGLVAFNSVFQILTYGVYITFFALFLPEALGMDALVAGIDAFDITITQVFWAIAIFLGIPFAGGILTRLGGVRAKGEEWYEERFVPKISPVTLIALLFTVIVMFATQGDRILVQPLDVVWLAVPLTIYFVVMFLVSFAMGRGIGADYSTTTAIGFTAASNNFELAIAVAVAVFGVGSGVAFATVIGPLIEVPVLLALVYVAIYFQEKFDWAGYETGQLESTKPTDKDVTPTKTDDD
- a CDS encoding ArsR/SmtB family transcription factor — translated: MAQATDRLQRYLDDELGECRSEDVERRLEELTTLEAGLGMERVEAELDVLSALSNETRYTLVRVLVAAEEELCVCELNAVVDVTESGLSHALSALVEAGLVEGRKDGRWKKYRATNRAVALVTVLEGSVSVDE